From the Scomber japonicus isolate fScoJap1 chromosome 8, fScoJap1.pri, whole genome shotgun sequence genome, the window ctttgaacgaaaatgagtttgacacctctggacTAGAGTTTTGCAAAACTAGTTTCAAAGATAGTACCTATGAGAAATAACTGCAGTACGAATTAAAGACCACGCGGTGGCGGTAATGCGCCGCTCCGTTGTCTAGCAACCACCTTTAAAgaggaagtagaagaagaagctgcagccTCAGTTAGCCTGCTCtactttctgttttctgttttctttggtAAACTTTAATGCTTTTATAGTCATTTCTTCCTGTCGTTAACAGGTGAGCTGCTGTTTCTGACGCTTTCATCGTTCAGCTAAAAGGTGAGACACGAACTGCTGCTGGTTTTAGCTCTGTGTGCTAAATATGTTAGcctaataaaaacagatttatggACGAATGAAGCAATAATGCAGGTCTTGTTATTTGATAGCTGCAGTTAATCATTACTTTTACTCTTTATATATAATGTGCAAAGCCTTTTTAAGAACCTGAATCTTCTCTTTTACgggattttctatatttttcttcatgcttggatccaaaccaacaatgatctAATCTACTAACACGTAGTATGTGTTTTAAAGCCTCATATATAAATCTTATTCCTCCTTATTtgtgtccaaaaactattaattaCATGTGACCCAGTGCAGATTAGTCACCTAAGTGTgtttagaaacagaaacaaagactaTTAATAGAAGATCGACAAGCTTATAAAATGTTAATACATATGATGAACTACCactatcattcctcctgttcatactgaatattaaaatatctcctttaaaatgtgatttcagtttaAAGTCATGAAGGACAAAAATCCAcattttagttagttagtcatatcaagtgatatctgacacatttactgagtGGGGAAGTACATGTAGTAGTACTtaatgtagtagtagtaatagtagttattacagtagtagtagtagtagtaagtaAAGTACatgtagtagtactttatgtagtagtagtaatagtagttattacagtagtagtagtagtagtagtactttatgtagtagtagtagtagtagtagtagtaagtaAAGTacatgtagtagtagtaggagaagtagtactttttgtagtagtagtagtagtagtagttattacagtagtagtagtagtagtagtagtactttatgtagtagtagtaatagtagttattacagtagtagtagtagtagtagtactttatgtagtagtagtagtagtagtagtaagtaAAGTacatgtagtagtagtagtagtaggagaaGTAGTACTTAGTAATAGAAGGCGTGGTAGTTTTAACAGTATTGGTAGTATAAGTAGTGCTTTTtgtagtagaagtagtactttttgtagtagtagtagtagtagtagtgctttACTGTATGTAGTTGTAGTAAtagaagtagtagaagtagtacttTTTATTGTAGTAAGAAGTAGttattacagtagtagtagtagaagtaacagtagtaatggttattacagtagtagtaatattttAGTAGTAGTCGTCTGTTTATCATCagatctcctcttagtgtttcctgtttctctgtggtggaagtatagtaacaaagactttgatactacaaacactgtaacgttgaaacatagaagatgaagatttgactcatttggacgctgaagcttcaaattaaacttttaaatacattattttttacacagaaggaggactgtggatttagtcctccatcacttccattgtaagttttattatgaagagatcttctaatggtcagtatgaacaggaggaaaaatTACAGATTACAGATAGAgaaacacacttcatgttcatttgggaaAATCATTCTTGGTTTAAGACACATTTGAAAAATCCTTTTaacttcattcatttcttttttgtaagTGAAGAGTGAATCGTCTTTCTATCACAGAACATCTGAAGCGTTCAAGGGTTAATTTATTCTTACAGCTCTGTCTGATGCTTAATATCATTATGTGTGTTCAGttgtaaaacatgttatttcttcttccagAGATccagacttcttcttcttctgttttcatgttttcagctGAGATATTTATTCTGTGGACAAACCGTCCTCAACAACTCTTTTAGTCGGTTTTTacatctcctctcttccctgGCACCTTCTGTCTGCAGCGTTTGTCCACAGCTGCTTCCCATCATGTCTCACAACTACCCGTACAGACGCCCGCCGCCGGACACCGATCTCCGACAGAATCTAGGAACTTACAGCTCCTCAGACCGCCATCATCCCGCCACACCAACGCACCACGACTTTTACAGAGCTCATCAGGAGCCGCCGCCGTCTCGTCCGTCATCCTTCTCCTCGTCCTAcacatcctcttcttcctcctccagagGCTTGGCGGTGTCGGCGGGGGCGGCGGCGCAGTTGCCCCCGTCTCAGGTCTCGCCGGACGGCGCTTTGAGCATCCTGAGCAGCTGCGGTCTGGAGCCAAGCGACCTGGCTCTGCTGGCCGAGCTGCCCGAAGACGTCCTCACCGTGGAGTCGCTGCCTCACCTGCTTCAACAGATCAAAGGCAAGAAAGGGACGGTCAAACCTTTCCCCCCCAatgctccttcctcctcctccgcttcctcttcctcctcttatcCTGCCAGCGCTGTGCGGCGTCCTGCAGGCGAGTGGGATCATCTCCGCAATCAGCCGGTCCAGTACCCGTTGGACCAGCTCCCCTCCAATCCTCTTCCCTCTGAGCAGGTTCAGGACCGCTGGGGAACGCGCAACAGCAGCTCTGTCTCCTACACGCCTTCCTCCAGGACtgacccaccaccaccactaccatcatcatcatcatcatcctcttcctccagctACATGGTGGACTACAGCCACAGAGGTGGCCCCTCTGATTATGGTAAGACGGTAAGAGACGCCGGTCAGACTTCCTCTCAGGATCGACACTTTTTCAGCTCGCCGGCGGCAGGAAGAGGCAGAAGAAGTCGTCCGTCCCGTTTCTCTCAGCCAGCTGATTACAggtcagctcctcctcctcctgaggaGTACCATCAGAGACCTCGGGCAGTACGCCGTGAGTTTGAAGCCTCTtccagcaggagcagcagcagcagccgagTCTCTACCACCaacacccccgccccccctgcCCCCGCCGCTACCTTGCCTTCAACGAAGGAAGCTCTGGACTTCCACGGGACGACGCCAACAGTGTACCCGTACTCGTGCTCTCTGTGTGATATCACTGTGCTGTCAGATAAGGTAAGTACTCCACCTCCATCTCGAGTCTTCGTCTACAGAAActgacaggggggggggggggggggtttgtgtgTGGTGGTTTTCGGGGGGGGGGTATCAGGCTTCCTGTTGCAGAGCATGCTGTGAACAGGTGAAGTTTGCTGCAGCTGTCGGGGAGAGACGGTGCAGTGTGACAGAACAGATCTCATCTCAGTTCTGCTCCTTGTGTTTCAGGTCTGGATTAAACACATCAACGGCACTCAGCATGCAGACGGACAGCTCAGCCTGCTGCAGCAGTACGTTTCCACCGCTCAACCACTTTGATTCAAACTTTGAAGAACAAGATGTTCAGGCCTCTAGTTTCACAGTAGACGCAgtaaaaagattaaaagtaaaagtaaaaagatgCCAGTTTACCACCAGTTTACCACCAGTTTAGTACCAGTTTATAACCAGTTTATCGCCAGTGTACCATTAATTTATCAACAGTTTATCACCAGTTTGCTTCCAGTTTACCTCCAGTTTACCACCAGCTTATCGCCAGTTTACCGCCAGTTTACCACCAGCTTACCACCAGCTTACCACCAGTTTAACTCCAGTGTACCACTAGTTTACCGCCAGTTTACCACCAGTTTACCACCAACTTATCACCAGTTTACTACCAGTTTACCACTAACTTACCACCAGTTTACCTCCAGTTTACCACCAGTTTACCACTAACTTACCACCAGTTTACCACCAGTTTACCACTAACTTACCACCAGTTTACCTCCAGTTTACCTCCAGTTTACCACCAGTTTACCACCAGTTTACCACCAGTTTACCACCAGTTTACCACTAACTTACCACCAGTTTACCACCAGTTTACCTCCAGTTTACCTCCAGTTTACCACCAGTTTACCACCAGTTTACCACCAGTTTACCTCCAGTTTACCACCAGTTTACCTCCAGTTTACCACCAGTTTGCTGCTGTGAAACTGGAGTACCTACTgcctgtgtgtctttgtactgGTGTTCATTCAGTCTTGGTTTTTTAACTCTTGTCttgtttcttcttcagtttTCCAAACTGGGACTGTCGCCTGGAGACGGTCAGCAGGTCAGTGGACGATATATAACTGTAATCTTAAAGCGcctgttgtgtttgagtgtagtagtgatgaacctacagagaattatcagagactctgcagctttacggagctttatagtgagtttcagctcattgtttagctgcaactttactgccACTATACTCAACCTGCTCAGCACTAAACATTGTCcactcatagactgtaaaaaagaaatggacgtaacatccgtgatgtcacccattggtttgtggactacTGCTTGGaggccaatagtttctaatctaggcagcgacATCTTGAAAATTttaggtgcatgctgggaaaaataaaaacacggattctacttatatgggcatgaggcggagccatgggcggagtggggaggttgcgattggttgcgagggctggatctggaggacattggtcaatcaacctgtcaatcaggacgtagccacgccctaatgcataccctgctttatcgtcacatataaaatcagggaggccaaaatgtcccaaatgaacatcatactgcattgaagaaggctttaaactagcgattgagaccataaacacattttgaaaacgtttactgaggttagaaatcaagtgagaagttggtgaattctccattgacttgtatagagacggtcgccccctggtggccttttgatagaatgcagctctaagttacttcctggttggcctcatttcagaggaccagaacccCCCCGCCTGTGTCCACTACGTGTTTCTGCTGCAAACTGGTGGAAAAAACATCAGTTATGCAGGTTTTAATTGAAgctttgtcattttaaaggttCGACAACCAACCGCAgaagaggaaggatgaaggaaaaccCGCCCAGCTGGACCAGATCAGACCAGATCTGGCCAATCAGAGCACCAGTAAGTAGAGGTAGAGACACCTTACTGTTCTCTGTGATGCTCCTCATCACTGCTCTAACATGTTTTATCTTTCTGTGTGTCTAACAGAGCCTCAGCCCaataaaaagtcacaaaagAAGGTAAAGTGGAGATCCTGCTAATGCTCAGAAAGCTTGTGTAGCAGACTGTGGTTGGTTAAGATGCTCCACTCATAAACATCTGGTTTGTGTTTCAGGCATCAGAGAAAGGCAAAGTGGTGTGTGTGAAGTTTCCTCCTCAGTCTGTGGACGAGACGTATTTGAGGAAACTGAGCGATCCGTTCGGGAAGATCGTAAAGATCCTCATGTTTCCATCTTTGGTGAGTCCgttcacacattttaatcttcctgtcgtcctcccgggtcaaattcaccccgtctgttttgactgttccttctttccttccttccttttgtccttcctctatccacctttcttccttccttctttccttccctccttccttctttctttcccttcctccctccctccttctttccttcctccctaccttcctcccttcctcttttcctttcgatctccctccctccttccttcttgccttccttctttcctttcctttcttctttccttcccttccttcctccctccttctttccttccctccttccttcttcccttccttctttcctctgtccttatttcctcccttcctcttttcctttctctttccctccctccttccttgtttcctccctccttctttccttccctccttccttccttcctcctagcattatttcatcctttacagcttctactaatcaaggctttcctcctaaaacctgaaacaagaaaactaagactacaactacagaaacactaaaactacttcatcacttgttaaactcactaaaactaaactgaaataaaaaggaaaactgaaaaaactaaataaaaataaaaactaatacaTTTCATAACTATAATAACAAGAAGAATCATGTAGATCACCACAACAGCTCAGCTTCATAAAGGAACTATACTCCATAATCTCAGTCAGAAATCAGCTCTTTgtgatgtttctgtctctttcttcagCCTCATTTTCTTCATCAGATTCATTCAAGTATTAAAACACTGTCATGAAACGTGTGAACATTAACAGTCtgagcagcaggaagtgtgtCTCATCTTAACGCTGTAATCCCTGCAGGCGTTTGTGGAGCTGGGCTCCGTGGACCAGGCGAAGGATCTGGTGAAGTTTCACAACAACTATCCTCCGACTGTGAACGGAGAGCAGATGGAGTTCAGCATCTCCAACACCTTCAACTTCCTGCAGGTGAATATTCATCCAAACCAACGTCTGAAGAAACACGACTTCAAAGAGAGTGCAGCactgataaatattataaatatgagGCTCTGGTTTTTGGGatattcttaaaaaaacatccCTCACTTATCATTTACAAGAAAacttaaattacagttactttcTCATCGTGTTGGGATGATCAGCGTCTCCACACAGTGTGAAACTCAGATCataatatgtaataaaactgtactacagtaaagtactagtacctcaaactgtactgcagtaaagtacaaatacctcaaactgtactacagtaaagtactagtacctctaactgtactacggtaaagtactagtacttcagactgtactacagtaaagtactagtacctcaaactgtactagagtaaagtacaaatacctcaaactgtactacagtaaagtactagtacctcaaactgtactacggtaaagtacaagtacctcaaactgtactgcagtaaagtactagtacctcaaactgtactacagtaaagtactagtacctcaaactgtactacagtaaagtactagtacctcaaactgtactgcagtaaagtactagtacctcaaactatactacggtaaagtacaagtacttcagactgtactacagtaaagtacaagtacctcaaactgtactgcagtaaagtactagtacctctaactgtattAAAGTGCAGTACTGGTAGTAAATGTACTggttgtgtgtacatgtgtgtattttctcttgtttttctcaCACTAAACATATTTCTCTCATTATGTTTCacatatttgactgttttatgtTTCTGAAAGATTTATCACTTTGTactgaacctgtgtgtgtgtgtgtgtgtgtgtgtgtgttcagagctCTCGGGTGGTGAGTTTCACCCCGACTCCGACGGGAGAGGACGGCCAATCAGATCTCATCAGCATCGTCAAACGCTTCGGCCCGCCGCTCTACACTCTGTTCCTGCCGTCTATGGTGAGACACAAAACACAGTCTGAGAGAaactgagagaagaagaagaagaagaagaagaagaagaagagagaaattatgagTCAGAGACAGGAGCAGGAAGAGTGTTTTATAGCATCTGATTAGTccagtttaacccttaaatccactgtaggtgataaaacatttaatatttatcattcttttgtggttacaccatttgacattttcaggagcattcagtttcacttttggtaaaaaatggtccaaatgtcatttaaattatataaaaccaacaaaaatacaaaatgtacattttaacaaacctgatgctgcttttaaaactaatttaactgatttattaattgatCATCTTgccaaataaagattgattgattgattgacttatttatcactgacccattTACAGACATGAGAGCAGATTATGAATGTTCAGGGATcgcattaaatatttaattagatTAGTGGaggaaatatgtaaaataaaagcaataattaaataaactaaaagaataaaactgaaaatctgcataaaatgaatgaaaagctgTTGCTCTATACTATAATAAtcttcttttattatatttattaaagcTCAGATGATCTTTGAGTGATTTTAGcagaaatattaataaactgtatttttttatttttcaggcGTTTGTTGAGATGAAAATTGCCACCGACGCTGAGAAGCTGGTGGATTATTATTCTTCTAACACTCTGAGGATCAACAGCGACTTCATCAAAGTTTCCTTCTCTGGAGAATACAAGAGTCTGATGTGAGCGGCATTGATCAGCTGGGTTTTATTTTTGATCGATCggcagcctaaacgtgcccaaaacagcatgaaaatgtgcaaaatggCTCTATAGCGCCCCCTaggcaaatttaaaaaattgagcccctcgccccagattgacatagacaaacaaaatttggtacacGTGTgtatcatgtcaagacgcacaaaaaagtctcttggacccatacgctaactccaacaggaagtcggccattttgaatcataTTTGCGATTTTGGCACCATTTTTTTTCCGCAATTTCCACGCACACAGTGTACGTTTACGAattcctcctagagatttaatccgagcaacttcaaattcactcagagtagtcttgagacattggaggtGAAAAGTTCTCAAAatcttttttctctgttataCCTCGTTGCCGTGGCGATGCGGTAACCTTTGATGTTTCgcaataaaacaggaagttctGGCAAAATGGCGCTACTGCACCCGctacaaaatgaaaaattgagcccctcgctcCACATTGACTTAGACAAACAAAATTCGGTACATTTACAAACTTCTCCTAgctagagatttaatccgaccgacttcaaattcactcagagtCGTCTTAAGACATTGAAGATGAACATTTATAAAAATCTTTTTTCTATGTTAAACCTGCCGGCCTTGGCGTTGAAGCGAATTTCACTATTTTGGGgcttcatcgctgcttgcagctttaattattctttattttattctatttaattcAATTGATTTTATTAAGTGCAATACCTTCCTACTATGTCATGTTTTTTAGCTGCGTGTGTCTTTAAAGCACATATGGAGTGGCAGCTGTCatctcattatatgttaaatataatgacagtaaagctttctattctattctattcttttaTTGATTGGTACCAATGTTCCCTCTGTTCTGTCCTGCAGGCGCGTCCAATCAGCAAAGAGGTACGAAGAGGAAACGGAGgccaagaggaagaggagtccgAGCACAGAGCGAGAAGACAAGAGGACGAAGAGCGGCAGGACGGACAACGATGGTGAGACCGAGACCGCGAGGACTGACGGGGAGAAGACCAGGTCCAGCACGGAGAGGAACAGGTCCAGCACGGAGAGGAACAGGTCCAGCACGGAGAGGAACAGGTCCAGCACGGAGAGGAACAGGTCCAGAGATACAACCAGCAGAGACAAGAGAAGCAGGTCCAGATCTAAGTCCAAGTCTAGAGATGAATCCAGAGAAACGTCCAGCAGCAGATCATCCAGGCAGAACCGGTctagagagaggaggagcaagtctagagagaggaagacaaggTCCAGAGGCACAAAATCACGGTCTAGGTCTAAAGAGAGGAGGTCTGCAtccagagagaagaggagcaaATCAAGATCCAGAGAGAGGAGGTCCAAGTCCAAAGAGAAGACTGCGGCTCCAGAGAAACTTGTAAAATCTGGtaagaaaaagctgaaaatgaagCTTCATCATGTTTCTCAGCAGTCAGAGGGAACCAGGGTTTATTATAGTTTGGACTTTTTCATTagttttcattctgtttttagtttttccttttttatttcagtttagttttagtgagtttaacaagtgatgaagtagttttagtttagttttccATAttgttcttctccttcttcttctcctcctcctcctcctcctcctcctcctcctccttcttcttcttcttcttcttcttcttcttcttcttctccttcttcttcttcttcttcttcttcttcttcttcttcttcttcttcttcttcttcttcttcttcttctcctcctcctccttctccttcttctccttctccttctcctcctcttcctcctccgcctcctcctcctcctccttctcctcctccttctccttcttcttcttcttcttcttcttcttctccttcttcttcttctccttctccttctccttctccttctcctcctcctccttctccttcttcttcttcttcttcttcttcttcttctcctcctcctcctccttctccttctcctcctcctccttctccttctcctcctcctcctcctccttctccttcttcttcttcttcttctccttcttcttcttctcctcctcctcctcctccttctccttctcctcctcctcctcctcctcctccttctccttcttcttcgtcttcttcgtctttgtcttcttcttcttcttctcctcctcctcctagttctagttctagttttagtgaactataataaccctgcagGGAACTGAAGCTGATTTACCGCCATtagtttcttttcctttttttatggtCAATATGTTTAttaagtttttttccaaatcacTATGGTAACgtacaaaagagaaaaaaaagggtaaaataGCCCCAAAAAAGTCAGAATGGATTGAATGTGTTGAAGTTGCATCTAAACCTGCATGTGAAGATGTTACTGTGAGCTTTAAGAAGGCAGCAggttcattttctctgtttctgtttctgtttccttccttctttccttccttccttccttccttccttcctcattccttctttcctctccttacttccttcctcttttcctccttccttccttcattacttccttccttccttccgcatttccttccctcctttcttccttctttccttccttccttcctccctcttttcctcccttccttcattccttccccatttccttctttccccactttgttccttcctctttcctcccttccttcgttccttccttccttccttccttgacctgagcacaacaggagggttaaagagaaaGAATCAGTCAGAACATTTAACTGAACGAGAAGCAGATTTCCAAACTTGTtgatcttcctcttcctcctctaatCAGAGTctcctgctgtttgttttattttttattgtccaCAGAGACAACAGAGTCCCGGACCGAAGCCGAACCTCCTCCCAAAGACTCTGAACCTGAAACTGCAGAGAAAGAAGCGAGCGAGCCGGAAGCAGACGAGTGAGTTTTATTAAAGctgctttattattataattaagttttgactgttccttccttccttctttccttccttccttccttccttccttccttccttccttccttccttccttccttcttcctccctctcttccttccttccttccttccttccttccttctttcctctttccttctgtgcttccttcctccattcctcttttcccttctctctccctccctccttccttctttcctccttcccttcctccctcttatcttccttccttccttcttttctcctcccttcctttctccctccttccttcctccctcctttcattccttcttccttcctcctttcctccctccctccctcccttccttctttcctccttccctccctccctcctttctccctcctttccttccttcctttctccctccctccctccctccctccttccttgctcctttccttccttcttcctccctcccttccttccttgactcgaggacatgAAAAGTTAATGTTGAAAATTGCTGCTGCAGGTCGTCTGCAGAGGAGAGCGACATCGAGGGGATGGAGGTGATCGGAGAGGACGGAGAGAATCTGGAGGATGAAGATctagaaaaagaggaggaggacgaagagaAGGAGGAACAAGGTAGAGATAAAAAAACTGAGCTTCCTGTGAAAAGACGAGAGAAACTTTCAGGTAGAAGATTTCCTAAACTGTTAAATTTACTTTTCAGccgaagaaaagaaggaggagaaagatggaggagcaagagaggaggtggagaaagaggtgaagaaagaagaggaagagaaagaggtgacgaaagaggaggaggtaaaggaggaggaggagaaagaggtgaagaaagaggaggaggaagaggaggagaagcaggaggaagAATCAGAatccagcagagcagcagaggagacagCAGACGCTCATCTGGAGGACGATGAggtaaacaaatatttttaatctcaaataaacatcaaataaatactagggctgtcaaacgattaatttttttaatcgagattaatcgcatcattcccatagttaatcacgattaatggcgttttgaatagcatgtttaaaatcctgttattttccatttgaaggcagttttaagcccataatgtaaagcatttcttaccagagtgtcttaactgggaatcaatcacggctctgctgcgactcccacactccaaaatggtcctttggtggagctgaggctggcttggctgcacctgggtgtttagcgtggaggtgctaactcaaactccacgtactccggtggtagttaaactccgtttgacacaggttgcattttacttttgacttgtcaactgaagcgtctggaagtg encodes:
- the matr3l1.1 gene encoding matrin 3-like 1.1 — its product is MSHNYPYRRPPPDTDLRQNLGTYSSSDRHHPATPTHHDFYRAHQEPPPSRPSSFSSSYTSSSSSSRGLAVSAGAAAQLPPSQVSPDGALSILSSCGLEPSDLALLAELPEDVLTVESLPHLLQQIKGKKGTVKPFPPNAPSSSSASSSSSYPASAVRRPAGEWDHLRNQPVQYPLDQLPSNPLPSEQVQDRWGTRNSSSVSYTPSSRTDPPPPLPSSSSSSSSSSYMVDYSHRGGPSDYGKTVRDAGQTSSQDRHFFSSPAAGRGRRSRPSRFSQPADYRSAPPPPEEYHQRPRAVRREFEASSSRSSSSSRVSTTNTPAPPAPAATLPSTKEALDFHGTTPTVYPYSCSLCDITVLSDKVWIKHINGTQHADGQLSLLQHFPNWDCRLETVSRFDNQPQKRKDEGKPAQLDQIRPDLANQSTKPQPNKKSQKKASEKGKVVCVKFPPQSVDETYLRKLSDPFGKIVKILMFPSLAFVELGSVDQAKDLVKFHNNYPPTVNGEQMEFSISNTFNFLQSSRVVSFTPTPTGEDGQSDLISIVKRFGPPLYTLFLPSMAFVEMKIATDAEKLVDYYSSNTLRINSDFIKVSFSGEYKSLMRVQSAKRYEEETEAKRKRSPSTEREDKRTKSGRTDNDGETETARTDGEKTRSSTERNRSSTERNRSSTERNRSSTERNRSRDTTSRDKRSRSRSKSKSRDESRETSSSRSSRQNRSRERRSKSRERKTRSRGTKSRSRSKERRSASREKRSKSRSRERRSKSKEKTAAPEKLVKSETTESRTEAEPPPKDSEPETAEKEASEPEADESSAEESDIEGMEVIGEDGENLEDEDLEKEEEDEEKEEQGRDKKTELPEEPDFPVDLENCITLDEVEESDEPVTEGEEEQEEEGRNEPEGPSTRVVYFSNLPLCFYTDVQFIGLVKGFGTAVRYFLIRRRREGFIEMSSSSEAVRAASELSCKSVCLNGSKLTVHISHKYSRLTAGWPVQSDEDMNDERRSQSSSRRSERRSKSKTSEEEESRARKERESGSRKTPERESGSKRTPERESGSRKTPERESGSRKTPERESGSKKTPERESGSKKTPERESGSKKTPEKESGSKKTPGRESGSKKTPERESLDRKTPERESGSKKTPERESLDRKTPERESGSKKTPERDEERKERKTSEEDKKTPGETENKENLLKRKASDESDSEKKIVKKELTREKSEEESEKDPDQPDSTADPQRPQAEQEPAEGATAPLKPSKPVGTEFVRPVVGYFCNLCHVIYADEDEAKLQHCSSQSHYAKYQEQTGKDPWTS